Proteins encoded by one window of Carassius carassius chromosome 30, fCarCar2.1, whole genome shotgun sequence:
- the LOC132110456 gene encoding cdc42 effector protein 3-like, with amino-acid sequence MPAKTPIYLKSNYSKKGKKCRLRDILSPDMISPPLGDFRHTIHIGTGGECDAFGDMSFLQGKFELLPGKGGRNRPQYGIHGEFMRANSASDASYVKTRSPVLKNAISLPTIGGSQALTLPFDSTVTQDRLSEPSTPPTGSEDLEILQMETLLQSISAFRSDPSPVPEEDEPLIDRTEMSEKSLAKKKMHSSENELETFLSVFVNGSNGASGNFNNGNNGNSVFENEQEMFGFKGDWADRDSGVEEGRLCDSDFEISKSKSHSQESLTQITGSLFSLELDLGPSILDDVLNIMNKSVS; translated from the coding sequence ATGCCTGCCAAAACACCCATCTATCTGAAATCCAACTACAGTAAGAAGGGAAAGAAATGCCGTCTGAGGGACATTTTATCCCCAGATATGATCAGCCCGCCTCTCGGGGACTTTCGACACACTATCCACATTGGAACCGGCGGTGAATGCGACGCCTTCGGTGACATGTCATTCCTGCAAGGAAAGTTTGAGCTTCTACCGGGGAAAGGTGGCCGTAATCGACCTCAGTATGGCATCCACGGGGAGTTTATGAGAGCTAATAGTGCCTCAGATGCATCTTACGTTAAAACTCGATCGCCGGTCCTGAAGAACGCAATCTCACTCCCAACCATCGGGGGCAGCCAAGCACTGACTCTACCCTTTGATTCCACCGTGACCCAGGATCGCCTGTCAGAGCCATCTACCCCTCCAACTGGTTCTGAAGATCTGGAAATCCTACAGATGGAGACTCTGCTTCAGTCCATCAGCGCCTTCAGGAGTGACCCTAGCCCTGTCCCAGAGGAGGACGAACCCTTGATTGACCGCACTGAGATGTCTGAGAAATCACTTGCGAAGAAGAAGATGCACAGCAGTGAAAACGAGCTTGAAACATTTTTGTCTGTGTTTGTTAATGGAAGCAATGGTGCCAGTGGGAACTTTAACAATGGTAACAATGGCAATTCGGTCTTTGAGAACGAACAGGAGATGTTTGGCTTCAAGGGCGACTGGGCAGACAGAGATAGCGGTGTTGAAGAGGGTCGTCTATGCGATTCGGACTTTGAAATCTCCAAAAGCAAAAGCCACTCGCAGGAGTCGCTCACTCAAATCACGGGATCCCTATTCTCTCTTGAACTCGACTTGGGCCCATCCATTTTGGATGATGTACTCAATATCATGAATAAGTCGGTGTCTTAG